A region of the Pseudomonas asiatica genome:
ACGACCAAGGAAGGAGTGGTACTGCAACACCCCGGATGCCTGCCGGGTAAAACAAGTACGCCAACGTCCCAGGAGACGATGATGTCGCACAAGAATAAAAAGATTGATGTGTTCCTGATTACCGTGAGCCTGATTGCCGTGCTGCTCACCGTGATCGGCCTTGCAGCCTTCCCCGCCCAGGCGGAAAGCGCCGCCAACCAGTTGTTCGAACTGTCCACCCGCACCTTCGGTACCAGCGTGCAGGTGCTGGTGTTCGGCAGTACCCTGGCCGTGCTGTACCTGGCCTTCAGCAAGTACGGCAACATCCGCCTGGGCAGCGGCAAGCCTGAATACGCCACCGCCACCTGGGTGTTCATGTTCATCTGCGCCGGCATGGGCTCGTCGACCCTGTACTGGGGCGTGATGGAATGGGCCTACTACTACCAGACCCCAGGCCTGAACATCGCCGCGGCCAGCCCCAAGGCGCTCGAGTACAGCGTTGGCTACTCGTTCTTCCACTGGGGCATCAGCGCCTGGTCGATCTATGCCCTGGCCTCGCTGGCCATGGCCTACCACTTCCATGTGCGCAAGAAGAGCGGCCTGAACCTGGCCTCGATCGTCGAAGCGGTGACCGGCTTCAAGGCTACCGGGCCGGTAGGCCGTAGCGTCGACCTGATCTTCCTGCTGACCATGATGGGCGCGCTGACCGTGTCGCTGGCCCTCACCGCCTCCACCCTCACCCGCGGCCTGCACGACCTGGCCGGCACCCCGGACACCTTCACCGTGCAGCTGCTGGTGATCGGTGGCGTGGCAGTGATGTTCTCGCTCAGTTCCTACATCGGCATCGATGGCGGCCTGCAGCGCCTGAGCAAGATGGTGTGCATCGGCGCGCTGGTGTTCGCCGCGGTGGTCCTGCTGGTCGGCCCGACCCAGTTCACCATCAACAACACCGCCAACTCGATTGGCCTGATGATCCAGAACTACGTGCACATGAGCCTGTTCACCGACCCAGCCGGCGACGGTGCCTTCACCCGCAACTGGACGGTGTTCTACTGGCTGTGGTGGGTGTCGTACGCACCAGGCGTGGCCATGTTCGTAACCCGCGTTTCGCGCGGCCGGCAGATCAAGGAAGTGGTGCTGGCCCTGCTGCTGGGTGGCAGCTTCGGTTGCTGGTTCTTCTTCGGCGCGCTGGAAAGCTACAGCATGCACCAGTTCATCACCGGTGCGGTGGATGTACCGAAGATGCTCGCCGAACAAGGCGGCGAATCGGCCGTGACCCACCTGCTGCTGGCGTTGCCATGGGGCCAGGTGTTCCTCGGTGTGTACCTGTTCATCATGGCCATCTTCTGTGCCTCGCACATGGATGCCGCAGCCTATGCGGTAGCCGCCACCAGCACCCGCAACCTGCGTGAAGGCGACGACCCGACACCGACCCACCGCCTGTTCTGGTGCGTGGTACTGACTCTGGTGCCACTGGCCATGCTGTTCGCCAAGGCCTCGCTGTCGACCATGAAGACCGCCGTGGTGCTGACCGCCATCCCGTTCATGGTGATCCTGCTGGTGAAGATCTACGGCTTCTTCAAGTGGATGATCGCCGACTACGGCCAGGTATCGGCCCACCTGATCGACGAAGAAGCGGCCCGCATGGCTGGCGAAGAGCCAACCGAGCAGGCCCCGCGCAGCGCCGCTGCGGTGCACTGACCGATGCTGTAGAAGCGAGCTTGCTCGCGATGGGGCTGCCAGGCAGCCCCAGGATAGCTGCAAATTTTTTTGCCTGATCTGTTAACCAACAGATACGCGTTAACCAATAAATACAAACCGAGCTTGTGAGAAACCTGTCATGAACGACTTCAAACGCCTGCCCGCCGATTTCTGCGCGAACGCCGACGAGGCCTTCACCATCCCCGCCAATTTCTACACCCAGGCCGCGGTGTTCGAGCACGAGAAGGAAGCGATCTTCGCTCGCAGCTGGATCTGCGTGGGCCACCGGAGTGAAGTGGCGGAGAACAACGCCTACATCACCCGCGAAGTGATAGGCGAAAGCATCATCGTCGTACGTGGCCGTGACAGCGTACTGCGCGCGTTCTACAACGTCTGCCCGCACCGCGGTCACCAGTTGCTCAGCGGCAGCGGCAAGGCCAAGAACGTCATCACCTGCCCGTACCACGCCTGGACCTTCAAGCTCGACGGCGAACTGGCCCACGCCCGCAACTGCGACAACGTGGTCAACTTCGACAAGGAAAACTCCACCCTGGTGCAGCTGCGCGTAGAGGAATACGCCGGTTTCATCTTCATCAACATGGACATGGACGCAGGCTCGGTAGAAGACCAGTTGCCAGGCATGCAGGCACGCATGCGTGAAGCCTGCGCGGTGATCGACGACCTGCACCTGGCCGCGCGCTTCGTCAGCGACACCCCGGCCAACTGGAAGTCGATCGTCGACAACTACCTGGAGTGCTACCACTGCGCCCCTGCCCACCCGGGCTTCTCCGACTCGGTGGACGTTGGCCAGTACAGCCACAGCCTGCACGGCAACTGGACCCTGCAATACGGCCTGGCCAAGCCTTCGGAGCAGTCGTTCAAGTTCGACGAGAATGTGAAAGACCCATCGTTCGCCGGTTTCTGGGCCTGGCCTTGCACCATGTTCAACGTGCCGCCAGGAGCCAACTTCATGACCGTGATCTACGAGTTCCCGGTCGATGCCGAAACCACCCTGCAGCACTACGACATCTACTTCCTCAACAAGGACATCAGCGAGGAGCAGCAGAAGCTGATCGACTGGTACCGCGAAGTGTTCCGCCCGGAAGACCTGCGCCTGGTCGAAAGCGTGCAGAAGGGCCTGAAGTCCCGTGGCTACCGAGGCCAGGGCCGGATCATGGCCGACCGCGAGCGCAGCGGCATGAGCGAACACGGCATTGCCCACTTCCACAACCTGATCGCCGTGGCCCACCTCGACGATTGATGGCAACCGCTCCACGTTTTTTGCACGTAAAGGTGCGCGGCAGGGCCTGCCGCGCACCCAGGCAGTCGAGGTGAACCATGGCCAACACATATGAAATGTTCAGCGTGCACGTTACCGCAGTGGAACAAGCCACGCCGCTGATCAAGCGCTTTACCCTGGCCCGCGAAGACGGCGCGGCGATGCCCGCCTTCACCGGTGGCAGCCACGTCATCGTGCAGATGCACGGCACCGACGGCAGCCAGTTCAGCAACGCCTACTCGTTGATGAGCGACCCGCGCGACACCCGCAGCTACCAGATTGGCGTGCGCCTGGAGGAGCAGTCCAAGGGCGGCTCGGCGTTCATGCACCAGCAGGTGGAAGTGGGCACCCGCCTGACCATTTCCTCGCCCAACAACCTGTTCGCGCTGGACCCGACCGCCGGCCGCCATGTGCTGATTGCCGGCGGCATCGGCATTACCCCGTTCCTGGCGCAACTGCATGAACTGGAAGGCGCCAGTGCCGACTACGAACTGCACTATGCCTTCCGCGCGCCGGAGCACGGGGCGTTCCAGGACCAGCTGGCCAACGGGCCGCACGCCGCCAACACCCGTTTCTACATCGACAGCCTCGATCGCAAGCTCGACCTGGCCACCCTGTGCGCGGGGCTGGACGAGCAGGCGCACCTGTACGTGTGCGGCCCCAAACCACTGATCGACGCGGTCATCGCCTGCGCCGCCCAGGCCGGCATTGCCGAGCACCGCGTGCATTGGGAACAGTTTGCCGCCACTCCGGTCACCGGCAGTGCCTTTACCGTGGTGCTGGCGCAGTCGGGTGTGGAGTTGCAGGTTGAAGAAGGCATGACCATCCTGCAGGCCATCGAGAAGTCCAAAGCCGCCAAGGTCGAGTGCCTGTGCCGCGAAGGCGTGTGCGGCACCTGCGAGACGGCCATCCTCGAGGGTGAAGCCGAGCATTACGACCAGTACCTGAGCGACGAAGAAAAGGCTGCCCAGCAGAGCATCATGCTGTGCGTCTCGCGTGCTCGCTCGGCGCGGTTGGTGCTGGACCTGTAACTGGTATTTCCAGCTTGTCGCGACCCCCTGTGGGAGCGGCCTTGTGTCGCGAAAGGGCTGCATGGCAGCCCCGGCAATTTCGCGTCGGGTCGAGATATGGGGGGCGCTTCGCACCCCTTTCGCGACACAAGGCCGCTCCCACATTGACTGGGTAAGGCTTCCAAAACCGTCAACCAAAAGTTGACAAGTTACGTATACTGGCAGGCTCTTGGCCCAGATCAGGACACCCTGCCGATGTTGGAAAACAGCTTCGCCTTCCGCCTCAAGGAACTGCTCGAGCATCACAAGCTGACCCTGCAAGCCGTGGGCACGGCCTTGGGCATTTCGCGCACTGCGGTGCACAAGTGGACCCGTGGCGGCGAGATCGACTACGACAACCTGCGCAAGCTGGCCGACTTTCTCAAGGTCAACTGGATCTGGCTGCGCTATGGCGACGAGGCGCTGCAGAACATCCAGCAACCACAGGTGGTCGAGCTGCCGATGACCGATCTGCGCCGGCGCCTGACGGCCGAGATCATGGAAAGCGAAACGCGCATGAAACTGGCCCAGGAAGGCGCACGCATCGTCACCTGGGAATGGAACCTGATCAGCGACGAGGTCACCTACTCGCCCAATGTCGAGCAGGTATATGGCTGGCCGGTGCACCATAACGAAGACTTCTGGAAACACCTGCCGGGCGAAGACGTGCAGCACATGCAGGCGATGTATGCCGAGGCAGTGGCCAAGGGCAGCGGCTGCGAGTGCGACTTCCGCATCACCCGCCCCGACGGTGAAGTACGCTGGATCTCCTCCCGCGCCACGGTGGTACGCGACAGCGCCGGGCGATCGGTGAAGATGGTCGGCATCAGCATGGACAACACCGAGCGCCAGATGGCCCAGCAGGCCTTGAGCCAAAGCGAGGAACGCTTCCGCACGATCTTCGAGCTGGCCTGGGGCGCCCTCGCCTACATCGACCCCGACGGCACCTGGCAACGGGTCAACAACAGCCTGTGCGAGCTGCTGGGCTACCGTGCCGAGGAGCTGTACGGCATGACCTTCCAGCAGATCACCCACGCCGATGACCTGGCGCAGAACCTGCAATTGCTACAGCGCATGCTGGCCGGCGAAACCGAGCGTTACGAAGTGGAAAAACGCGTACGCCACAAGAACGGCGAGTACATCTGGGTACGCGCCCGCACCTCGCTGCAACGTCGCGACAACGGCGAGCCGGAGCACCTGATCAGCGTGTTCGAAGACATCAGCGCCGAGCGCCAGGAACATGAACGGCTGCAGGCGCACATTGCCGCGCTGGAGGCAAGACTGGCTGCTTCGTGACAAGGCTTACCCGAAAACCCAAGTCTGTCGCGATCCGTGTGGGAGCGGGTTCACCCGCGAACACGGGCGAAGCCCGTGCCATCCACCGCGGTGCCTGCTTCGCGGGTGAACCCGCTCCCACAGGGACCGCGCCAGCTTTCAGATTTGAGTAAGGCCGTTGCTCCTTTGCTGCCAGGCCGGCAGGTGATCGCCACGCAGCCAGTCGATAAACCGCGCAAACAACTCCGACTGCGAGTTGATCTCCAGCTTCAGGTACAGATTCTTGCGGTGCATGCGCACGGTTTCCGGCGAGATGCCCAGCTCCAGCGCGGTGGACTTTACCGAATGCCCACGCAAGATCATGTGCGCTACCTCCCGCTCACGGTCGGTCAGCACCTGGCAGCCGAAACTGTCGAACGCCGCCTGCAGGCTGCCACGCTCCGCCGATGCGGGGCCGGGCTCCAGTTGGTGCCGGGCGTAGCGCCCCAGCAGCTCGCGTACCATCGGCTCCAGCGCACGAAGCAGGTCGATCTGCCCTGTACTCAGCCGCGTGCCGCTGCAGCCCTGGAACAGG
Encoded here:
- a CDS encoding BCCT family transporter; the protein is MSHKNKKIDVFLITVSLIAVLLTVIGLAAFPAQAESAANQLFELSTRTFGTSVQVLVFGSTLAVLYLAFSKYGNIRLGSGKPEYATATWVFMFICAGMGSSTLYWGVMEWAYYYQTPGLNIAAASPKALEYSVGYSFFHWGISAWSIYALASLAMAYHFHVRKKSGLNLASIVEAVTGFKATGPVGRSVDLIFLLTMMGALTVSLALTASTLTRGLHDLAGTPDTFTVQLLVIGGVAVMFSLSSYIGIDGGLQRLSKMVCIGALVFAAVVLLVGPTQFTINNTANSIGLMIQNYVHMSLFTDPAGDGAFTRNWTVFYWLWWVSYAPGVAMFVTRVSRGRQIKEVVLALLLGGSFGCWFFFGALESYSMHQFITGAVDVPKMLAEQGGESAVTHLLLALPWGQVFLGVYLFIMAIFCASHMDAAAYAVAATSTRNLREGDDPTPTHRLFWCVVLTLVPLAMLFAKASLSTMKTAVVLTAIPFMVILLVKIYGFFKWMIADYGQVSAHLIDEEAARMAGEEPTEQAPRSAAAVH
- a CDS encoding PDR/VanB family oxidoreductase — protein: MANTYEMFSVHVTAVEQATPLIKRFTLAREDGAAMPAFTGGSHVIVQMHGTDGSQFSNAYSLMSDPRDTRSYQIGVRLEEQSKGGSAFMHQQVEVGTRLTISSPNNLFALDPTAGRHVLIAGGIGITPFLAQLHELEGASADYELHYAFRAPEHGAFQDQLANGPHAANTRFYIDSLDRKLDLATLCAGLDEQAHLYVCGPKPLIDAVIACAAQAGIAEHRVHWEQFAATPVTGSAFTVVLAQSGVELQVEEGMTILQAIEKSKAAKVECLCREGVCGTCETAILEGEAEHYDQYLSDEEKAAQQSIMLCVSRARSARLVLDL
- a CDS encoding helix-turn-helix domain-containing protein; the encoded protein is MLENSFAFRLKELLEHHKLTLQAVGTALGISRTAVHKWTRGGEIDYDNLRKLADFLKVNWIWLRYGDEALQNIQQPQVVELPMTDLRRRLTAEIMESETRMKLAQEGARIVTWEWNLISDEVTYSPNVEQVYGWPVHHNEDFWKHLPGEDVQHMQAMYAEAVAKGSGCECDFRITRPDGEVRWISSRATVVRDSAGRSVKMVGISMDNTERQMAQQALSQSEERFRTIFELAWGALAYIDPDGTWQRVNNSLCELLGYRAEELYGMTFQQITHADDLAQNLQLLQRMLAGETERYEVEKRVRHKNGEYIWVRARTSLQRRDNGEPEHLISVFEDISAERQEHERLQAHIAALEARLAAS
- a CDS encoding aromatic ring-hydroxylating oxygenase subunit alpha, giving the protein MNDFKRLPADFCANADEAFTIPANFYTQAAVFEHEKEAIFARSWICVGHRSEVAENNAYITREVIGESIIVVRGRDSVLRAFYNVCPHRGHQLLSGSGKAKNVITCPYHAWTFKLDGELAHARNCDNVVNFDKENSTLVQLRVEEYAGFIFINMDMDAGSVEDQLPGMQARMREACAVIDDLHLAARFVSDTPANWKSIVDNYLECYHCAPAHPGFSDSVDVGQYSHSLHGNWTLQYGLAKPSEQSFKFDENVKDPSFAGFWAWPCTMFNVPPGANFMTVIYEFPVDAETTLQHYDIYFLNKDISEEQQKLIDWYREVFRPEDLRLVESVQKGLKSRGYRGQGRIMADRERSGMSEHGIAHFHNLIAVAHLDD